A window from Shimia isoporae encodes these proteins:
- the rseP gene encoding RIP metalloprotease RseP, with protein MDLSAIISGFGGGAVTLLAFIAALSIVVAIHEYGHYIVGRWSGIGADVFSIGFGPVIWSRKDKRGMQWQIAAIPLGGYVKFKGDANAASGKDADAMEGLNEAELRATMHGAPLWARASTVAAGPVFNFILSIFMFAAVIMINGQVGDKLVIGKLFEMPHKSYTLEEGDVVLSVNGIDVPSSEDGEAFVSFWEDMAVVDPLLYEVERDGKVMEVTGPYFNTPVVHTIVPRSAARAAGLEVGDVITAVDGQRVEAFTHLQKAVEGSEGKTLLLDVIRNGETMQFEMTPKRSDEPQEEGGFKTFWRIGVTGGLAFEMSATESVPVGQAFELGVGQTWRVASGSVSGLYHMITGAISSCNLSGPVGIAETAGEMASRGIVDFLWFVAVISTAIGMLNLFPIPMLDGGHLVFYAYEAVTGRPPSDGWLNVLMQVGLMIVLGLMTFGLLNDLILCR; from the coding sequence TTGGATCTAAGCGCAATCATCTCCGGCTTTGGTGGTGGAGCTGTCACCCTTCTTGCCTTTATCGCGGCGTTGTCGATTGTCGTGGCGATCCACGAATACGGTCACTACATCGTCGGGCGCTGGAGTGGGATTGGCGCTGATGTGTTTTCCATCGGCTTCGGACCGGTCATTTGGTCGCGCAAGGACAAACGCGGAATGCAGTGGCAAATTGCGGCAATCCCGTTGGGCGGCTATGTGAAGTTCAAGGGCGATGCCAACGCTGCTTCCGGCAAGGATGCGGATGCGATGGAAGGCCTGAACGAGGCCGAACTGCGGGCAACCATGCACGGTGCACCCCTTTGGGCGCGGGCCTCGACGGTTGCGGCAGGTCCGGTTTTCAATTTTATCCTGTCGATTTTCATGTTTGCCGCTGTGATCATGATTAACGGGCAAGTGGGGGACAAGCTTGTGATCGGCAAGCTGTTTGAAATGCCACACAAATCCTACACGCTCGAAGAAGGCGATGTTGTTCTGTCAGTCAACGGAATTGACGTGCCCAGCTCGGAGGACGGTGAGGCCTTTGTCAGCTTCTGGGAGGACATGGCTGTCGTGGATCCATTGCTCTATGAGGTGGAGCGGGACGGCAAGGTGATGGAAGTCACCGGGCCTTATTTCAATACACCGGTCGTTCATACGATCGTGCCCCGTTCGGCGGCACGGGCTGCAGGGCTTGAAGTGGGCGACGTGATCACCGCCGTCGACGGTCAAAGGGTAGAGGCGTTCACGCATCTGCAAAAGGCCGTCGAAGGCAGCGAGGGCAAAACACTTTTGCTGGACGTGATCCGCAACGGCGAAACCATGCAATTCGAGATGACACCGAAACGGTCGGACGAACCGCAGGAAGAAGGCGGGTTCAAGACGTTCTGGCGTATTGGCGTCACCGGAGGTCTGGCATTTGAAATGTCCGCCACAGAGTCTGTGCCTGTGGGACAGGCGTTCGAGCTGGGTGTCGGCCAGACCTGGCGGGTGGCGTCGGGCTCTGTTTCCGGGCTTTATCATATGATCACAGGCGCAATCAGTTCCTGTAACCTTTCCGGACCTGTCGGGATCGCGGAAACCGCAGGCGAGATGGCGTCGCGCGGGATCGTGGATTTCCTTTGGTTTGTTGCTGTTATCTCGACGGCGATCGGCATGTTGAACCTGTTTCCGATCCCGATGCTGGATGGCGGACATCTGGTATTCTACGCGTACGAAGCTGTGACGGGGCGTCCGCCCAGCGACGGTTGGCTAAACGTGTTGATGCAAGTCGGATTGATGATTGTTCTCGGGCTGATGACCTTTGGACTGTTGAACGATCTGATTTTGTGCCGCTGA